Sequence from the Nocardia brasiliensis genome:
TCCTGGACGAGCTGACGGGTCACCCGCTCCAGTTCGTCGTCGTCAGCGAGCGGGATGATGCGAATGGCGGGCGCGAACACCACGCCCGCGCCGCGGCGGACCAGTAGGGTGGCGAACTCGTCGGCGCGGCGCGCCGCCGTGATGCCGACGGTGAAGCCCGCGAGACAGGCGCCGACGTCGGGAATCGGCCCACCCGACACCCGGCCACCGCCCCCGATCGAATCGCTTGGCGATCCTGTGTTCATTGGTTCATCCGTCCGAGGAAGCGAGCGCGGCAACCACCGGCTCGTTGGAAATCGACACGATGCCGTCGGTCACGCTCACCGCGTACACCGGCAGCATTGCCGATTCGTCGTCCAGGCAGCGCCCGTCGACCAGTGAGAAGGCCTGCTTCAGCAGGGGCGAAGCGACGACGGGCACGCCGCCGCGATCGCCGACGATCCCGCGCGACATCACGGCCGCGCGTCCGAACGGATCAATGTTGCCGACGGCGTACAGCATGCCGTCGGTCATCAGGAACAGGGCGGCTTGGCGGCC
This genomic interval carries:
- the nirD gene encoding nitrite reductase small subunit NirD; translation: MTVIDTPDIAAATATGWTQACRLDYLIPGRGVAVLLKGGRQAALFLMTDGMLYAVGNIDPFGRAAVMSRGIVGDRGGVPVVASPLLKQAFSLVDGRCLDDESAMLPVYAVSVTDGIVSISNEPVVAALASSDG